The sequence CCGTACACCGTCGAGCGTTTCCTCATGCAGGCCTTTTTGCGGGCCGGTGACCAGTACCACCACGTCCCAGCCCCGACGCTGCAAGCCTTCGGCCAACTGACGTACGACGATTTCCGCGCCTCCGCCCACATGGGGGGCGTAGAGGCTGTGCAGGAAAAGAATTTTCATGTTCGCAGCCCTCGATCAATCGGCGCGCCAGCCCAGCCCGACCCCGGAATGTGCAACGCAGCCGCTCAGGTAGTGCGTCGGCACGCGAACCTTCTGCTCACGCTGCAGCAGATTCAGCAGGATCACCGAGCGTGCCTGCCCGTCGGCGCTGACGAAAATCGCCTCGAGTTCGGTGAACCCGCCGCCGTGCAGTCGCACGCGTTCACCGGGTTGGAACTGCGGCAGTTGGGCTGGCGCCGCGAGACGCTGACGCAGGTGCTCGATGAGCTCGTCCCGGACCGGCGTCGGCTCGCCACCGAAGGACACGACCCGGGCCACGCCACGGGTCGAGCGGATGGGGTACCAATTGTCCAGGTGTCGGTCGAGGCGAATGAACAGGTAACCCGGAAACAGGGGTTCCTGCACGGCTCCCTTGCCGGCGCTACGTGCTCGCTGAGGCCGGTAGCACTCGAAGGCCTGGCGCCGTAGATGCTGTTCGGCGCGGGCTTCCTGGCGGGGTTTGGTCTGAATCAGGTACCAGCGTGGGTTGCTGTCGGTCGTTGCCATTTGAAACTGCCTTCCATAGAGAGCGTGTCGATGTCCGTTTTGTCGGTGGGCTTCATGCCCGCAGGGCGGCCTGCTGGTCGATGCCTTCGATCAGGGAGAAGCGCTGAAGCAGCGCCCGTGTGTCCTTGGGGCTGTTGAACATCAACACGTCGATGATCGACAGCGATGGCACGAAAGGTTGGTTGAATTGCCGGTAGCGGATGTCGTCCATGCGTAGAAATCGCAGGGACAGTCCATGGCTGCGGAACTGCGACGGGCAGTACAGCGCCATGCCGCCGATGGGGTTGATATAGAGTTCGGCGCCCAGCTTCTTGGCAATGCTGATCACCCGTTCCTGCTTGTCCATGCGCGCAGGCAGGCCCAGTTCCGAGCCGTTACGAATCGGTGTAGTGATCTGCAGGTAGGCACAGATGCAGCGGATCGAATGCTCGGTGAAGCGCGCCAGGTTGCGTTCCGGGTGGGTCAGGATCTGGCGGATCAGCGCAATCACTTCGGCCTGGTAGGGCGCGCGCGAATAGGCCAGCGCCAGGGTTTTCATCAGCTTTTGGGCTTCACGCGGAAAGTCGTCGCACAGCCAGCGCTGATTGATCGGCTCCAGCTGCCCGCCCTTGCGCAGGGGAAAGGTGACCAGCTTGGGCTGTCCGTTCACCAGCACGCGGTTGCGGTTGATCCACGAACCCTTGGTGTACTGGAGATCGTCGCCCAGCACGAAAACGTCGCTGCGGGCGATCAGCTGAAAGTAACCCAGGTAGGGAAATAGATAAGGTTGCATCATGGCGGCGGTACCGAACACGGCGTGTCCCTCGCATGTGTCAGGGTTTCTGAGAATAGCTGTAATAACCGTAGGCGCCGGTTTCATAGGCAGTACTGGACGCCTTGCGCCTGACCCCATTGAGAATTGCGCCTTTGAGCAGTACGCCGTTTTGCGCCAGGCGACGCTTGGACGCCTCGATCTGGCTGGCGGTGCTCAGCCCATAGCGAGCGACCAGCAGGCAGGTGCCGGCCAGTTGCGCCACCAGCACCGCATCGGTCACGGCCAACACCGGCGGTGTGTCGATAATGACGATGTCGTACTCGCGCTCCGCCTCCTTGAGCAGCCGGGCGAAGTGCTCATGCATCAGCAGTTCGGACGGGTTGGGCGCACAGTGGCCGCTGGCGATGAAATGCAGGTTGGCCTGGTCGGTCTTGTTGACGACCGCTGCGAGGCGCAGGCCGCTGGCCAGGGCGTCGGACAGACCCTGGCGTGGCGCCATGCCGAACATTCCCGCCAGGTAGCCGCGACGCATGTCGGCATCGATCAGCAGCACCCGCTGGCCCGCCTGGGCGATCACCGACGCCAGGTTGCTGGAGACGAAGGATTTGCCTGCCGAGGGGGTCGGGCT is a genomic window of Stutzerimonas stutzeri containing:
- the rfaH gene encoding transcription/translation regulatory transformer protein RfaH, translating into MATTDSNPRWYLIQTKPRQEARAEQHLRRQAFECYRPQRARSAGKGAVQEPLFPGYLFIRLDRHLDNWYPIRSTRGVARVVSFGGEPTPVRDELIEHLRQRLAAPAQLPQFQPGERVRLHGGGFTELEAIFVSADGQARSVILLNLLQREQKVRVPTHYLSGCVAHSGVGLGWRAD
- a CDS encoding WbqC family protein, whose translation is MFGTAAMMQPYLFPYLGYFQLIARSDVFVLGDDLQYTKGSWINRNRVLVNGQPKLVTFPLRKGGQLEPINQRWLCDDFPREAQKLMKTLALAYSRAPYQAEVIALIRQILTHPERNLARFTEHSIRCICAYLQITTPIRNGSELGLPARMDKQERVISIAKKLGAELYINPIGGMALYCPSQFRSHGLSLRFLRMDDIRYRQFNQPFVPSLSIIDVLMFNSPKDTRALLQRFSLIEGIDQQAALRA